Proteins encoded in a region of the Pieris brassicae chromosome 3, ilPieBrab1.1, whole genome shotgun sequence genome:
- the LOC123706663 gene encoding uncharacterized protein LOC123706663: MSDVKQVKVDNWGIYFLQRLKHFFNRTDYCDLTLQFQDNAQLKVHRLVLNSCTEYFEILERTCEMYSDCLVMPDDLQADVVVPIVNFMYTGQLEFKMDLLEKLYQTSLIMNMPVLTKLLNAHRVKPNLYGKRYSRNIEPRVSTPTATPTAQIKKRSFIKAFPNDPQAPAKKKVGTSETLLCSNGAYGLETSLKPVESSQKRNLNKDPKPTRYELPAELDDDNIFDNSFTSLSYESKPLMVHPETTKYYTPKKARIFDEPSNSKKFLSGTTTMDIVECRKITPNDIFEDVAETSLDDSELFLQQNVQEKKDSSQLFDQILIQDSKISIEKKDKKEKSHLDHAKIISEVLKKYPHLVKSNKNIKLKILNNPNSQKKQEPKLLKPKSEVPDFTYETDVVDSQEAARLIAMGADNVKGPWICLICGTPGRALHFTSYYNYRRHLVDVHNEKPVSNMCEYCGLKSPKRNYLVHHLYTKHGVEPPRAFHFPKCNICSYVALTEAFLVKHKMSHSDNHKFRCAICASSFHNSTLLLKHIQKTGHKFSAEKKPSPQCIYCYKMFTRDSNLYAHLKSNHYESAKNDGIIEDSDDEKESKIHVETNRDGTPTKYIEVNVPGSFDNQYDETSYNVQQRSDGNIEIVTKKPPLNLTPISKKKILNAGLSKTSSSGTPQKVKIIQEVVSKSDFIDSSEPVKKQDSIVVLDNNEFFFTENYQTDTEEIITSETSQCEYSTPTHNNSETSKLTLSKPNPTMNQPIQIVVSNEEEYKALLSSNHSIIFDDRVSDKPLTVLATSNSGVGDSINLSNPQSSEMMIIPETFPINISASNTTDNSNIVVVYSHPVSEQNKHFQLITSSQGLNNQFIQSSAIFTQNFETVTTTAPIMAGQIVVNNTTVGNSWQNDLPIATTDMQIIASEVHGDTVTNIPQVEIMQPGLEVPLPQSLPNLDETDISTNNNCLNTNTETIIKSTDTGKAIFQNTTLIPVSKLPSLSSLSQSMVINTPQVGLNIIQSENNIETKEPHVIMENPIPEQSNMIDVQANIDEEPKPEPIFDQPDSIIDQAESVESKEEQGDGVTEPNALENLHQDVESNIIVVSGENTVLPQEPPTNVEEQETVILSAKEETTTDNAKLDISVTCEHIEDTNASQESSNDIAECLPASNDANSHINQQSLIKSDLQQNHDIIMEQDDKFDHKATITISKMVTVEPKTLLHHTSTSDTNDIQISEIENTLTEHTLTQNDDLIIDTDEQKQPVLISMEDECIKTDDEETIENIARDIGVVPKMMGVEIMEEKPYENTNKPIIKDIDNLTSEWSDDDGEEGTDSSTKLTQAEDGDKPECILQSNESESNKNIDNIPQEKISSLLNDWEENSQEETNSDSVSAVQTEVIKNTTDIISDKLTAETVEPQEGKKHNDIRKLVSDWDDDVEEENKKEHY, translated from the coding sequence ATGAGTGACGTAAAGCAAGTGAAAGTGGATAACTGGGGAATATATTTCCTGCAGAGGTTAAAGCACTTCTTTAACCGTACTGACTACTGCGATCTCACACTTCAGTTTCAAGATAATGCACAACTTAAAGTACATAGGTTGGTCCTTAATTCGTGCACAGAATATTTTGAGATATTAGAAAGAACTTGCGAAATGTATTCTGATTGCTTAGTCATGCCAGATGATCTACAGGCCGATGTAGTAGTACCTATTGTTAACTTCATGTATACAGGACAACTAGAATTTAAAATGGATTTACTTGAAAAACTATACCAAACATCATTAATCATGAACATGCCTGTCTTGACTAAACTTTTAAATGCTCATAGAGTCAAACCTAATTTGTATGGTAAACGGTACAGCCGAAATATTGAACCAAGAGTATCTACCCCTACTGCAACTCCAACTGCACAGATCAAAAAGCGTAGCTTTATTAAGGCTTTTCCAAACGATCCACAAGCACcagcaaaaaaaaaagttggaACCTCAGAAACTCTATTGTGTAGTAATGGTGCCTATGGATTGGAAACAAGTTTAAAGCCAGTGGAATCCAGCCAGAAAAGAAATTTGAATAAGGATCCAAAGCCAACTCGGTATGAATTACCTGCTGAATTAGATGATGATAATATCTTTGATAACTCTTTCACAAGTCTTTCCTATGAATCTAAGCCTTTAATGGTGCACCCTGAAACAACTAAATATTACACTCCTAAAAAAGCTAGAATTTTTGATGAACCATcgaattcaaaaaagtttctaTCTGGAACAACAACAATGGATATTGTTGAATGTCGAAAAATCACACCAAATGACATTTTTGAAGATGTAGCAGAAACAAGTCTTGATGATTCAGAACTTTTCTTACAACAAAATGTTCAAGAAAAAAAGGATTCTAGTCAACTTTttgatcaaattttaattcaagatTCAAAAATctctatagaaaaaaaagataaaaaagaaaaaagccACTTGGATCATGCTAAAATTATAAGTGAGGTACTTAAGAAATATCCTCATTTGGTAAAAAgcaataagaatataaaacttaaaatactgAACAACCCCAATAGTCAGAAGAAACAAGAACCAAAATTGCTAAAGCCTAAATCAGAAGTACCAGATTTTACTTATGAAACGGACGTAGTTGACTCTCAAGAAGCAGCACGACTTATAGCAATGGGTGCAGACAATGTGAAGGGTCCCTGGATTTGTCTAATATGTGGCACTCCTGGCAGAGCATTACATTTTACAAGTTACTATAACTATCGTCGCCATCTAGTAGATGTTCATAATGAAAAACCAGTGTCAAATATGTGTGAATATTGTGGTTTGAAATCACCAAAGAGAAACTACTTGGTCCACCATTTATACACTAAACATGGAGTTGAGCCACCAAGAGCTTTTCACTTTcctaaatgtaatatatgcAGCTATGTTGCTTTAACAGAAGCTTTCTTAGTGAAGCATAAAATGTCTCATTCTGACAACCACAAATTTCGATGTGCTATTTGTGCATCTTCATTTCATAActcaactttattattaaaacatattcagAAAACTGGTCACAAGTTTTCAGCTGAGAAAAAGCCAAGCCCACAGTGTATCTATTgctataaaatgtttacacGAGATTCAAATCTATATGCccatttaaaatcaaatcattATGAGTCTGCCAAAAATGATGGCATAATTGAAGATTCTGACGATGAAAAGGAATCCAAGATTCATGTAGAAACTAATAGGGATGGGACACCAACAAAATACATAGAAGTAAATGTTCCTGGATCATTTGACAATCAATATGATGAAACTTCCTATAATGTTCAGCAACGATCAGATGGAAATATTGAGATAGTTACTAAAAAGCCACCTCTTAATTTAACTCCAATttctaaaaagaaaatattaaatgctgGCTTGAGTAAAACATCCTCTTCTGGTACTCctcaaaaagtaaaaataattcaagaaGTTGTGTCTAAATCAGACTTTATTGATTCATCTGAACCAGTAAAAAAACAAGATAGTATTGTAGTACTAGACAATAATGAATTCTTTTTCACAGAAAACTATCAAACGGATACTGAAGAAATAATAACTTCTGAGACTTCACAGTGTGAATACTCTACTCCAACTCATAATAATAGTGAAACATCCAAACTTACTCTATCAAAACCTAATCCTACTATGAATCAGCCCATACAAATAGTGGTATCTAATGAAGAGGAATATAAAGCTTTACTTTCTTCCAATCACTCTATAATATTTGATGACAGAGTTTCTGATAAACCTTTGACAGTTTTGGCAACATCAAATTCAGGTGTTGGAGATAGTATCAATTTAAGTAATCCACAATCAAGTGAAATGATGATTATTCCTGAAACATTTCCCATAAATATTTCAGCATCCAATACTACAGACAACTCCAATATAGTAGTTGTGTACAGCCACCCAGTTAGtgaacaaaacaaacattttcagtTAATAACGTCTTCTCAAGGTCTCAACAATCAATTCATCCAATCATCAGCTATTTTTACTCAAAATTTTGAAACTGTAACAACAACAGCTCCAATAATGGCTGGTCAAATAGTGGTAAATAACACTACTGTAGGTAATTCTTGGCAAAATGATTTGCCAATTGCTACTACAGACATGCAAATTATAGCTTCAGAAGTGCATGGCGATACTGTTACTAATATCCCTCAAGTTGAGATAATGCAACCAGGTCTGGAGGTTCCTTTACCTCAATCATTGCCAAACTTAGATGAAACTGATATTTCAACAAAcaacaattgtttaaatactAACACTGagactataataaaatctactgATACAGGCAAAGctatttttcaaaatacaaCATTAATTCCTGTTAGTAAATTGCCATCTTTAAGCTCTCTGAGTCAATCTATGGTTATAAATACACCCCAAGTAGgacttaatattatacaatcaGAAAACAATATTGAAACTAAAGAACCTCATGTAATTATGGAAAATCCAATCCCAGAACAATCTAATATGATAGATGTGCAGGCTAATATAGATGAAGAACCAAAACCAGAACCTATTTTTGATCAACCTGACTCCATTATTGACCAAGCTGAATCAGTTGAATCTAAGGAGGAACAAGGTGACGGTGTTACAGAACCGAATGCTTTGGAAAATCTGCATCAAGATGTTGAATCTAACATAATAGTTGTTTCAGGAGAAAATACAGTATTGCCACAGGAACCTCCTACTAATGTTGAAGAACAAGAAACTGTCATATTGAGTGCAAAGGAAGAAACTACTACGGATAATGCGAAACTAGACATATCTGTAACTTGTGAACATATAGAAGACACTAACGCATCACAAGAAAGTTCTAATGACATAGCTGAATGTTTGCCAGCATCCAACGATGCAAATTCACATATAAATCAACAATCCTTAATTAAATCTGATCTTCAACAAAATCATGATATTATAATGGAACAAGATGATAAATTTGATCACAAAGCTACTATAACTATTTCTAAAATGGTAACTGTGGAACCAAAAACCCTTTTACATCACACATCTACTTCAGATACAAATGATATACAGATTTCtgaaatagaaaatacattAACTGAACATACTTTAACACAAAACGatgatttaataatagatACTGATGAACAGAAACAACCAGTATTAATAAGCATGGAGGATGAATGTATTAAAACTGATGATGAGGAAACAATTGAAAACATAGCAAGAGATATAGGAGTAGTTCCTAAAATGATGGGTGTAGAGATTATGGAAGAAAAACCTTATGAAAATACTAACAAGCCCATTATAAAAGATATTGATAATCTAACATCAGAGTGGTCCGATGATGATGGAGAAGAGGGAACAGATTCTTCAACGAAGTTGACTCAAGCAGAAGATGGAGATAAACCTGAATGTATCTTGCAAAGTAATGAATCTGAAAGTAACAAAAACATAGATAACATACCTCAAGAAAAAATTTCCTCACTACTTAATGATTGGGAAGAAAACTCACAAGAAGAAACAAATTCTGATTCTGTGTCTGCGGTTCAAActgaagtaataaaaaatacaactgaTATCATTAGTGACAAGTTGACTGCAGAGACAGTTGAGCCACAAGAGGGTAAAAAACACAATGATATAAGAAAGCTGGTAAGTGATTGGGATGATGATGTAGAggaggaaaataaaaaagaacacTATTAA
- the LOC123706664 gene encoding ubiquitin-conjugating enzyme E2 J2-like, translating to MAKTKVTGATSRLKQDYLRLKNDPVPYVTAEPVPSNILEWHYVVKGPEKSPYEGGYYHGKIMFPREFPFKPPSIYMITPNGRFKTNTKLCLSITDFHPDTWNPAWSISTILTGLLSFMLEKTPTLGSIETSDYQKRCLAAESLEINLKNKMFCELFPEYVGEIEELLKQRQQALLQTENNSNNSESEVTNEQQSNMHYLLTNLFVLVGFVFLAFMVKHVLVSVSND from the coding sequence atggcaAAAACTAAAGTAACTGGAGCAACGAGTAGGTTGAAACAAGATTATTTAAGGCTGAAAAACGATCCTGTACCATATGTGACTGCAGAACCAGTGCCTTCAAATATATTAGAGTGGCATTATGTCGTAAAAGGGCCCGAGAAGAGTCCCTACGAAGGAGGATATTATCACGGAAAAATCATGTTTCCAAGAGAGTTTCCTTTCAAGCCTCCGTCAATCTATATGATAACACCAAATGGAcgatttaaaactaatacaaaGCTTTGTTTGAGCATTACAGATTTCCACCCAGACACATGGAATCCTGCTTGGTCAATTTCAACAATTCTGACAGGCCTGCTAAGTTTCATGTTGGAAAAAACACCAACTCTGGGTTCTATTGAAACATCCGATTACCAGAAACGATGTTTGGCTGCTGAATCTTTAgaaattaatcttaaaaataagatGTTCTGTGAGTTGTTTCCAGAATATGTTGGGGAGATTGAAGAGCTGCTGAAACAACGACAGCAAGCCTTGCTCCAAACAGAAAATAATAGCAACAATAGTGAGAGTGAAGTGACAAATGAACAACAATCCAatatgcattatttattaacaaacttATTTGTGTTAGTGGGCTTTGTGTTTCTAGCATTTATGGTGAAACATGTTTTGGTGTCTGTTTCAAATGACTAA